The following proteins come from a genomic window of Alosa sapidissima isolate fAloSap1 chromosome 20, fAloSap1.pri, whole genome shotgun sequence:
- the LOC121694328 gene encoding hatching enzyme 1.2-like, which yields MDLRASISLLVLLLGLSKALPLMADGDENHIFLEERDSVDLTTQILATNNASSEFLIEGDLVVPKTRNAMTCWNNNCLWRKSANGKVEVPYIVSPDFSSYDVMTIQNALATFSSKTCVQFVPRSTQGDYLSIENRDGCYSDLGRTGGKQVVSLYRPGCVYSGIIQHEFLHALGFQHEQNRSDRDQYVIINWENIDSQMVYNFQKQSTNNLNTPYDYSFVMHYGSTAFSTNGRATITPIPNPNVQIGQRQGMSTTDILRIKKLYGCCFFTVYGA from the exons ATGGACCTCAGAGCCTCCATCTCCCTTCTGGTGCTGCTGCTTGGCCTGTCCAAGGCTCTGCCTCTCATG GCTGATGGTGATGAGAATCACATTTTCCTAGAGGAGCGTGACAGTGTGGATTTGACCACACAGATTTTAGCTACCAACAATG CTTCCAGTGAATTTCTAATTGAGGGAGATCTTGTGGTGCCAAAAACCAGAAATGCTATGACTTGCTGGAACAATAACTGCCTATGGAGGAAGTCTGCTAATGGAAAAGTTGAGGTGCCTTACATAGTGAGCCCTGATTTCT CTTCCTATGATGTGATGACAATTCAAAATGCCTTGGCTACCTTCAGCAGTAAAACCTGTGTGCAGTTTGTTCCTCGCTCAACCCAGGGTGACTACCTCAGCATTGAGAACAGGGATGG GTGCTACTCTGACCTTGGCAGGACAGGAGGCAAACAGGTGGTCTCTCTCTACAGGCCCGGTTGTGTTTACAGCGGCATCATTCAGCATGAATTTCTTCACGCTCTGGGCTTCCAACATGAGCAGAACAGGAGTGACAGAGACCAGTATGTGATAATCAACTGGGAAAATATCGACTCAC AAATGGTTTACAACTTTCAGAAACAATCCACCAACAACCTGAACACTCCATATGACTACTCTTTTGTGATGCATTATGGGAG CACTGCTTTCTCAACCAATGGAAGGGCGACAATCACACCAATTCCAAACCCAAATGTGCAAATTGGACAGAGACAGGGAATGTCCACCACTGACATCCTGAGGATCAAGAAACTGTATGGATGCT GCTTTTTTACTGTGTATGGAGCGTAG
- the trmt112 gene encoding multifunctional methyltransferase subunit TRM112-like protein has product MKLLTHNMLTSHVKGVTKGYPLLIKATEVKVNEVEFNPQFVSRMIPKLEWSALIQAADGLGHLQDLPGTVVPEFENNDDFLRKVHRVLLEVEVIEGCLQCPESGREFPISRGVPNMLLNDDES; this is encoded by the exons ATGAAACTGCTTACACACAACATGTTAACATCGCATGTGAAGGGAGTAACCAAAGGATACCCACTTCTAATCAAA GCAACAGAGGTTAAGGTGAACGAGGTGGAGTTTAACCCACAGTTTGTCAGTCGGATGATCCCCAAGCTTGAGTGGAGTGCCTTAATACAGGCAGCGGATGGG CTGGGCCACCTTCAGGATCTTCCGGGTACAGTTGTCCCCGAATTTGAGAATAATGATGACTTTCTGCGCAAAGTTCACAGAGTTTTGTTAGAG GTGGAGGTAATTGAGGGGTGTCTCCAGTGCCCAGAATCAGGAAGAGAGTTTCCCATCTCAAGAGGAGTTCCTAACATGCTGTTAAATGACGATGAATCCTAA
- the tgfb5 gene encoding transforming growth factor beta-2 proprotein: MLFFNFVLLMLKLTVSTEGLSTCHSFDLDDHKSKRIEAVRGQILSKLRIRSPPEAEPSPTPTAVPPEVMLLYNSTRELLKERALQADACDRESSEEDYYAKEVQRVDMQPPDSNIINPTPPSLFYRVVGFDVTNVERNSSTLVKAEFRIYRIPNPQARATEQRVEVYQLLKADVETAPTQRYIDSRTVHPQEKGAWMSIDVTETVKEWLAHRERNLGLKLSVHCPCCTFVPSTNNIVPNKSEELEARFAGIDDDFRRQGPTKGQIEFSTKTPHLILTLLPTDRMENPGKKNRKKRAAPDTTTCSRNADQGCCLRSLYIDFRRDLNWKWIHEPKGYKANFCAGNCPYLWSADNHYNMILPLYNKLNPEASASPCCVPQDLEPLTIVYFLGRTPRVEQLSNMVVKSCKCR, from the exons ATGttgtttttcaactttgtaTTGCTGATGCTAAAACTAACCGTGTCAACAGAAGGGCTTTCGACTTGTCATTCATTTGACTTGGACGACCATAAGTCAAAACGCATCGAAGCGGTGCGCGGACAAATTTTGAGCAAACTCCGTATCCGTTCACCGCCTGAAGCAGAGCCAAGTCCAACACCGACGGCAGTACCGCCAGAGGTAATGTTACTCTACAACAGCACTAGAGAACTGCTGAAGGAGCGGGCACTCCAGGCAGATGCGTGCGACCGCGAAAGCAGTGAGGAGGATTATTACGCCAAAGAGGTACAGCGCGTGGATATGCAACCACCTGACTCCA ACATCATCAACCCTACTCCACCAAGTCTATTTTATAGAGTGGTGGGCTTTGATGTCACTAACGTAGAGCGAAACTCTAGTACATTGGTAAAGGCAGAGTTCAGGATCTACAGAATTCCCAACCCCCAGGCTCGCGCAACCGAACAGAGGGTGGAGGTATATCAG CTGCTGAAGGCTGATGTTGAGACAGCTCCCACACAGAGATACATTGACTCTCGGACAGTGCATCCTCAAGAGAAAGGGGCGTGGATGTCCATTGATGTCACAGAGACGGTCAAGGAATGGTTGGCACACAGAG AAAGGAACCTTGGCCTGAAACTCAGTGTTCATTGTCCTTGCTGTACATTCGTTCCATCCACAAACAATATTGTGCCCAACAAGAGTGAGGAGCTGGAGGCACGGTTTGCAG GCATTGATGATGACTTTAGAAGACAAGGGCCCACAAAGGGTCAGATTGAGTTTAGCACCAAGACCCCCCACCTGATCCTCACCCTTCTCCCAACGGACAGAATGGAGAACCCTGGGAAGAAAAACCGTAAGAAGCGGGCTGCTCCCGATACCACCACATGCTCTCG GAATGCGGACCAGGGCTGTTGTCTGAGGTCCCTGTACATTGATTTTCGTCGGGACCTTAACTGGAAATGGATACATGAACCAAAAGGATACAAAGCCAACTTTTGCGCAGGAAACTGCCCCTACCTTTGGAGTGCTGACAATCACTACAACATG ATCCTGCCACTGTATAATAAACTGAATCCCGAGGCGTCAGCCTCCCCTTGCTGTGTGCCCCAGGACCTGGAGCCCCTCACCATCGTTTACTTCCTGGGCCGGACCCCTCGCGTGGAGCAGCTCTCCAACATGGTGGTCAAGTCCTGCAAGTGTCGCTGA
- the LOC121694475 gene encoding neuronal acetylcholine receptor subunit non-alpha-2-like, protein MLSTVAVLLAISSATLATIPAPGEFVSLAEMEDSLLRNLFQGYQRWVRPTQHANHTITVRFGLKISQLVDVDEKNQLMTTNVWLWQEWIDYKLRWNPEDYGGITSIRVPSESIWLPDIVLYENADGRFEGSLMTKAIVKYNGTITWTPPASYKSACTMDVTFFPFDRQNCTMKFGSWTYDGSMVDLVLTDDQVDRKDFFDNGEWEILSATGARGNRRDDVLSYPFITYSFILKRLPLFYTLFLIIPCLGLSFLTVLVFYLPSDEGEKLSLSTSVLVSLTVFLLVIEEIIPSSSKVIPLIGEYLLFIMIFVTLSIIVTVFVINVHHRSSATYHPMSPWVRGLFLQRLPRLLCMRGHTDRYHYPELEPISPELKPKSHRGTLGSQDGSREDEDHALVTMLEKATYSVRYISSHIRKEHFIREVVQDWKFVAQVLDRIFLWAFLTVSVLGTILIFTPAVRLFLSTPPPPP, encoded by the exons ATGCTGTCGACTGTTGCCGTACTTCTGGCGATTTCCTCTGCCACCCTCGCCACTATCCCGG CCCCAGGTGAGTTTGTGTCGCTGGCGGAGATGGAGGACTCGCTGCTGAGGAACCTGTTCCAGGGTTACCAGCGCTGGGTCCGCCCCACGCAGCATGCCAATCACACCATCACTGTCCGCTTTGGCCTCAAAATCTCACAGCTTGTCGACGTG GATGAAAAGAACCAGCTTATGACCACTAATGTTTGGTTGTGGCAG GAGTGGATAGACTATAAGCTGCGTTGGAACCCAGAGGATTATGGGGGGATCACATCAATCAGGGTTCCTTCAGAGAGCATCTGGTTGCCTGACATTGTGCTGTATGAGAA TGCAGATGGGCGCTTTGAGGGCTCTCTGATGACCAAGGCCATTGTTAAATACAACGGCACCATCACCTGGACCCCGCCGGCCAGCTACAAGTCCGCTTGCACCATGGACGTCACCTTCTTCCCTTTCGACCGGCAGAACTGCACCATGAAGTTTGGCTCATGGACGTACGACGGCAGCATGGTGGACCTGGTCCTGACCGATGACCAGGTGGACCGCAAGGACTTCTTTGACAACGGCGAGTGGGagatcctcagtgccacgggtGCGAGGGGCAACCGTCGCGACGACGTGCTGTCCTACCCGTTTATCACCTACTCGTTCATTCTGAAGAGGCTCCCCCTCTTCTACACACTCTTCCTCATCATCCCCTGCCTGGGCCTGTCCTTCCTCACCGTCCTCGTCTTCTACCTGCCGTCCGACGAGGGCGAGAAGCTCTCGCTCTCCACCTCGGTCCTGGTGTCCCTGACCGTGTTCCTGCTGGTCATCGAGGAGATCATCCCGTCCTCCTCCAAGGTCATCCCGCTCATCGGCGAGTACCTGCTCTTCATCATGATCTTCGTCACGCTCTCCATCATCGTCACCGTCTTTGTCATCAACGTGCACCACCGCTCGTCGGCCACCTACCACCCCATGTCGCCGTGGGTGCGGGGGCTCTTCTTGCAGAGGCTGCCTCGTCTCTTGTGCATGAGGGGCCACACTGACCGCTACCACTACCCGGAGCTAGAGCCCATCAGCCCGGAGCTCAAACCCAAGAGCCACAGAGGGACCCTCGGGAGCCAGGACGGCAGCAGGGAGGACGAGGACCACGCCCTGGTCACTATGCTGGAGAAGGCCACGTACTCTGTCCGTTACATCTCAAGCCACATCCGTAAAGAGCACTTCATCAGAGAG gTGGTGCAGGACTGGAAATTTGTGGCGCAAGTGTTGGACCGGATCTTCCTGTGGGCTTTCCTCACCGTCTCTGTGCTCGGAACCATTCTGATCTTCACCCCTGCTGTACGGTTGTTCCTCAGCACTCCACCTCCGCCGCCATAA
- the LOC121694474 gene encoding LOW QUALITY PROTEIN: neuronal acetylcholine receptor subunit alpha-3-like (The sequence of the model RefSeq protein was modified relative to this genomic sequence to represent the inferred CDS: deleted 1 base in 1 codon) yields MTAMETRALLLFLLMSVSRECFGSKGEDRLFRKLFRRYNQFIRPVENVSDPVTVEFEVSISQLVKVDEVNQIMETNLWLRHIWNDYKLRWLPAEYDGIEFIRVPSNKIWRPDIVLYNNAVGDFLVADKTKALLKYDGTITWVPPAIFKSSCPMDITYFPFDYQNCSMKFGSWTYDKAKIDLVLIGSKVNLKDFWESGEWVIIDAPGYKHDIKYNCCEEIYPDITYSFYIRRLPLFYTINLIIPCLLISFLTVLVFYLPSDCGEKVTLCISVLLSLTVFLLVITETIPSTSLVIPLIGEYLLFTMIFVTLSIVITVFVLNVHYRTPTTHTMPAWVRNVFLCVLPRVLLMRRPIDQQERKVAQKERLEVEKGGMEKDRKTKKRSSGGCQDGGMNCVEGGGVGVEGKGGSRSVAAGEVEAAKAGRALTAPPAVNAVVAFSVVSPEIKQAIESVKYIAENMRNRNKAKEVEDDWKYVAMVIDRIFLWVFVTVCVLGTLGLFKQPLIGF; encoded by the exons ATGACTGCGATGGAGACACGCGCCCTTCTACTTTTCCTGCTGATGTCGGTCAGTAGAG AATGCTTTGGCTCTAAAGGAGAGGACCGCCTGTTCCGTAAACTCTTCAGGAGATATAACCAGTTCATTCGGCCAGTTGAAAATGTGTCCGAC CCCGTCACAGTGGAGTTTGAAGTCTCTATATCCCAGCTAGTCAAAGTG GATGAAGTGAACCAAATTATGGAGACCAACCTGTGGCTGAGACAC ATCTGGAATGACTATAAGCTTCGCTGGTTGCCTGCTGAATATGATGGCATTGAATTCATTAGAGTCCCATCCAACAAGATTTGGAGACCTGATATCGTCCTTTACAACAA TGCTGTTGGCGACTTCCTGGTGGCGGACAAAACCAAGGCCCTGCTGAAGTATGACGGCACCATCACGTGGGTGCCCCCTGCCATCTTTAAGTCCTCATGTCCCATGGACATCACCTACTTCCCCTTCGACTACCAGAACTGCTCCATGAAGTTTGGCTCCTGGACCTACGACAAGGCCAAGATCGACCTGGTGCTGATCGGCTCCAAGGTCAACCTCAAGGACTTCTGGGAGAGCGGCGAGTGGGTGATCATCGACGCGCCGGGCTACAAGCACGACATCAAGTACAACTGCTGCGAGGAGATCTACCCGGACATCACCTACTCCTTCTACATCCGCCGGCTGCCGCTCTTCTACACCATCAACCTCATCATCCCCTGCCTCCTCATCTCCTTCCTCACCGTGCTCGTCTTCTACCTGCCCTCCGACTGCGGCGAGAAG GTGACTCTTTGCATCTcggtcctcctctctctcactgtgttcCTGCTGGTCATCACAGAGACCATCCCCTCCACATCACTGGTCATCCCGCTGATCGGCGAGTACCTGCTCTTCACCATGATCTTCGTCACGCTCTCCATCGTCATCACCGTCTTCGTGCTCAACGTGCACTACCGCACGCCCACCACGCACACCATGCCGGCGTGGGTGCGGAACGTCTTCCTGTGCGTGCTGCCCCGCGTCTTGCTCATGCGTCGGCCCATCGACCAGCAGGAGCGCAAGGTGGCGCAGAAGGAGCGCCTGGAGGTGGAGAAGGGGGGGATGGAGAAGGACAGGAAGACGAAGAAGAGGAGCAGCGGAGGCTGCCAGGACGGGGGGATGAACTGCGTGGAGGGCGGAggagtgggggtggaggggaagGGGGGCAGCCGCTCCGTGGCGGCGGGCGAGGTGGAGGCGGCGAAGGCGGGCCGGGCGCTGACCGCGCCTCCGGCCGTCAACGCGGTGGTGGCCTTCTCGGTCGTCTCGCCGGAGATCAAGCAGGCCATCGAGAGCGTCAAGTACATCGCCGAAAACATGAGGAACCGGAACAAGGCCAAAGAG GTGGAGGATGACTGGAAATATGTTGCCATGGTGATTGACCGGATCTTTCTCTGGGTATTTGTGACAGTTTGCGTCCTGGGGACACTGGGGTTGTTCAAGCAACCTCTCATTGGGTTCTGA